From the Euphorbia lathyris chromosome 6, ddEupLath1.1, whole genome shotgun sequence genome, one window contains:
- the LOC136233779 gene encoding alpha-farnesene synthase-like, which produces MEASQINSDGFSMVQNTDSRRTANYKPNIWKHDFLLTLSSSFHEDKYRREVERLKEEVQDLFSETVDLRAKLELVDSIRKLGIGSYFGDEVKIALDTVMASFDLNMGGNLYITALSFRLLRLHGYDVSQGSCSVEGSGSQIHQQDSSMFLLMLISPVIFLLKATEAIKPPPSVMGGGEIRKATTFPPQARGGSGEEAVAFGKVLCIQFEDSISSGLHPLRQLHFISSNSTADLTDEGFEKDLRRMKLFKAKRDMGRKNCPRKYRGQIFMFLGTIFVVSEGVIFCSGGISMKTKSLDIASILELLEASHLAKEGESVLEDAKIFSTRILKSMEYSKLSKHVLHSLELPSHWRSEWFDVAWQIDNYQQEKNISTCLIDLAKVNFNIVQATLQKDLKDISRWWRNLDLIENMNFSRDRLVECFICTVGLGFEPKHSSLRKWLTKVVLMIIVIDDVYDVYGALEELQIFTNAVQRWEIGGEVKKLPECMQICLEALYKITNEMALEIHTQKGLDYVPTQFHLKKAWGDFCESLLIEAKWFNKGHTPSLKEYLNNGRISSSGSLLSVHSFFCIMDRVTQETMDFLGRNQDLIHNISLIIRLCNDLGTSVEEQERGDASSSILCYMKDMNVSEEAARKHIKGIVNNLWKKINGKCFTNISTDDQMQLFLNISTNMARVAHNLYQNGDGFGAQGHENKKQILSLLVHPMNLDH; this is translated from the exons ATGGAAGCTTCTCAGATAAATTCTGATGGTTTTAGCATGGTGCAGAACACAGATAGCCGAAGGACTGCTAACTATAAGCCTAACATTTGGAAACATGATTTCTTGCTgactctttcttcctcatttcat GAAGACAAGTACAGAAGAGAAGTTGAGAGGCTGAAGGAGGAAGTTCAAGATCTTTTCAGTGAAACAGTAGATTTACGCGCTAAACTCGAGCTTGTTGACAGCATCAGAAAGCTAGGCATCGGCAGCTATTTCGGGGATGAAGTGAAGATAGCTCTAGACACGGTTATGGCATCGTTTGATCTCAACATGGGAGGCAATTTGTACATCACTGCATTGAGCTTTAGGCTACTCAGGCTACATGGCTATGATGTTTCACAAG GTTCATGCTCTGTGGAAGGATCTGGTTCACAGATCCATCAGCAAGACTCTAGTATGTTCCTGCTAATGTTAATTTCCCCTGTTATATTC TTGCTTAAGGCGACCGAGGCGATCAAGCCACCACCTTCTGTTATGGGAGGCGGCGAAATTCGAAAGGCGACCACCTTTCCACCGCAGGCGAGAGGCGGTTCTGGGGAAGAGGCGGTCGCCTTTGG AAAGGTTCTCTGTATCCAGTTTGAAGACTCCATCTCCTCCGGGCTTCATCCACTTCGACAACTTCACTTCATCTCCTCCAACAGCACTGCCGATCTAACAG ATGAAGGATTTGAGAAGGATTTGAGAAGAATGAAATTATTTAAAGCTAAGAGGGATATG GGACGAAAAAATTGTCCCCGAAAGTATAGGGGacaaatttttatgtttttggggACGATTTTTGTCGTCTCTGAAGGTGTTATTTTTTGTAGTGGGGGAATCTCCatgaaaaccaaaagtttgGACATTGCAAGTATACTCGAACTTCTTGAGGCTTCGCATCTAGCTAAAGAAGGTGAATCAGTGTTAGAAGATGCTAAGATTTTCTCAACAAGAATCTTAAAGTCTATGGAATATTCCAAACTTTCAAAGCACGTGCTTCATTCTTTGGAGCTCCCATCTCATTGGAGGTCAGAATGGTTTGACGTGGCATGGCAAATTGACAATTACCAACAAGAGAAAAACATAAGCACATGTCTTATTGATTTGGCAAAGGTTAACTTCAACATTGTCCAAGCTACACTACAAAAGGATTTAAAAGACATTTCAAG GTGGTGGAGAAACTTGGATCTAAtagagaatatgaatttctCGAGGGATCGATTGGTAGAATGTTTCATCTGCACTGTAGGACTTGGATTTGAGCCCAAGCACAGCAGTTTGAGAAAATGGCTAACAAAAGTGGTTCTTATGATAATAGTTATTGATGATGTTTATGATGTTTATGGTGCCTTGGAAGAGCTACAAATTTTCACCAATGCTGTTCAAAG GTGGGAAATTGGGGGTGAAGTTAAAAAGCTACCAGAATGTATGCAAATATGCCTTGAAGCACTCTACAAAATTACTAATGAAATGGCACTTGAGATTCATACTCAAAAGGGCTTGGATTATGTTCCAACGCAATTTCACCTCAAGAAAGCG TGGGGAGATTTCTGTGAATCACTATTGATAGAAGCAAAATGGTTTAATAAGGGGCATACACCATCATTGAAAGAGTATTTAAATAATGGTCGGATTTCATCTTCAGGCAGTCTCCTTTCTGTTCATTCATTTTTCTGTATCATGGATAGAGTAACACAAGAAACCATGGATTTTCTTGGAAGAAATCAAGATCTAATACACAATATTTCTTTGATAATCCGGCTCTGCAACGATTTGGGAACTTCCGTG gaagaacaagagagagGAGATGCATCTTCTTCAATACTATGTTATATGAAAGATATGAATGTTTCGGAGGAAGCAGCTAGAAAACATATTAAGGGCATCGTTAACAATTTATGGAAGAAAATAAATGGAAAATGCTTCACCAATATTTCAACCGATGATCAGAtgcaattatttttaaatattagtaCAAATATGGCTCGAGTGGCTCATAACTTGTACCAAAATGGAGATGGATTTGGTGCTCAAGGACATGAAAATAAGAAGCAAATCTTATCACTCCTAGTTCATCCTATGAATCTCGATCATTAG